The Persephonella sp. KM09-Lau-8 nucleotide sequence CCCGATGTATATTCCCAGATTTTCCCTATAGCTTATGGCCTCGTTTATAAGAAAACCCAGATACGCCAAAATCTGATAAATCTTATCTCTGAAAAACTAAATCCTCTAAAAATACCAAAAGAACAGTATTTTATGTATAGGTCTATGCTTCCACTTGAGCAGATTTTTGCTTATATTTCCCAAAAATATCTCCCTGAGTTATAAGTTTTCTGTTTAATCTTTTTACCATTTCTTCATCTTTACCGGGAGCTCTTCCAGCCCTTGTTAAATAACCACCTGCCATAAGGCAGTTTGCAATTTCCATGGCTTTGTCGTGGTATTCTCTAAGATTTTGTTCTCTACCGCCACACAGTCTTATTTCAGATTGGGGGTTAAAGAATTTGAAAAGGGCTATTATTTTTATGCATTTTTCAGGGGTCAGCTGTCTGTTATTTTCAAGAGGTGTTCCTGGAATAGGGATTAAAAAGTTAAGTGGTATTGAGTCTACATTAAGTTCCCTATATGTCATAGCAAGGTCAACTATATCCTCATCACTCTCTCCTATTCCGAATATTCCACCTGTGCAGGTTGATAGACCAACTTTCTGAATTTTTTTGATAGTTTCATATCTTTCTTTCCATGGATGTGTAGTTACTATATTTGGAAAGAAATTTTCTGATGTTTCCAGATTATGATTTACCCTTTCCACCCCTGCTTCTTTAAGCAGTTTCAAGTCTTCTTCATCAACACTTCCAATTGATACACATACCTTAACAGGCAGATTTTTTCTTATTTCTCTAACTGCCTCTGCTATTTTCTCAACTTCTTCTTTTGTGGCTCTTCTTCCACTGGTAACGATACAATACCTGTTTGCCTTGATTGATACAGCTTTCTGTGCACCTTCTATTAGTTCTTCTTTAGGCACAAGAGGATAAGCATTTATTGGAGTAGGATATTTTGAGGACTGGGCACAGAATGAGCAATCTTCTGTGCAGGCACCATTTTTTGCATTTATAAGGGAGCAGAACTCTACTTCATTTTGGAAAATAGCTTCCCTGACCTTTGAGGCTTCTTTTATTAAAAGATCTATATATTCATCAGGAATATTTAATATTTTTAATCCTTCCTCTTTAGTAAGCTTTTCACCGTTCAAAACTCTTTCTGCAAGTCCATTTATGAAATTTTCTATATTCTCCATCTTAACCTCGTTAACCAAAATTTTTAATCAAGTTTACCACATACAAAAATATATTTCCTGTTTGTTTTGTTTTTTTATTGGCAGCAAGCTGTATAATATTTTCAAAAAATAAAGAGGGCAAAATTGGAAAAATATAAAGTTTTACTGGTAAATGATGATGGTTATCATTCCAGAGGATTACAGGCAATAAGAGAAGAACTTTTAAATAATAATTTTGAAGTGGTTACTGTTACACCTGATAGGAATATGTCTGGAACAAGCCATTCTTTAACATTTACAAGACCATTAAAAATTGAAAAATTAGAAGAAAATTTTTATTACATAGTTGACGGGACTCCTGCTGATTGTGTTCACCTTGGATATTATATTGTTTTGGAAGGTAAAAAGCCGGATATCCTGATTTCTGGAATAAATACAGGACCCAATCTGGGAAATGATATTTTTTATTCTGGGACAGTTGGAGCAGCAAGGGAAGGAACGCTTCTTGGCATTCCATCTGTGGCTTTTTCTCCAGCTTCGGCTAAAAATCCTGATTTTAAAACAATGGCAAAATTGGCTTTGAAGGTAGTTAGACAGGTGTTAAAAAAAGGATTACCTGAAAAAGTATTTTTGAATGTGACTTTTCCTAATTTACCTGAGGAGCAGATAAGAGGTTTTATGTTGACCCGTCAGGGTAGAGGAGCTTATAAGGAAGAAATTAAGAAATATATTTCTCCATCTAAAGAGGTTTATTACTGGATAGGTGGGGAGGAGAGTTTAGAAGAAGAATGCGAAAAAGGAACGGATTATACAGCTGTCAAAGAAGGTTTTGTTTCTATAACACCTATAAAACTGGATTTAACAGCTTATGACGGAATAGAAATCTTAGAAAAAACAGGATTTTTGTCCTTCTAAATACTACTATCCCATATAGTTCAGATAAAACTAATTGTCGGTTTTTACAATCTTAAAAACGAAGAGCAACTTTCTATCCCATATAGTTCAGATAAAACTTTCACTAAACACTCCTTGTGCCAATT carries:
- the bioB gene encoding biotin synthase BioB; amino-acid sequence: MENIENFINGLAERVLNGEKLTKEEGLKILNIPDEYIDLLIKEASKVREAIFQNEVEFCSLINAKNGACTEDCSFCAQSSKYPTPINAYPLVPKEELIEGAQKAVSIKANRYCIVTSGRRATKEEVEKIAEAVREIRKNLPVKVCVSIGSVDEEDLKLLKEAGVERVNHNLETSENFFPNIVTTHPWKERYETIKKIQKVGLSTCTGGIFGIGESDEDIVDLAMTYRELNVDSIPLNFLIPIPGTPLENNRQLTPEKCIKIIALFKFFNPQSEIRLCGGREQNLREYHDKAMEIANCLMAGGYLTRAGRAPGKDEEMVKRLNRKLITQGDIFGKYKQKSAQVEA
- the surE gene encoding 5'/3'-nucleotidase SurE, with product MEKYKVLLVNDDGYHSRGLQAIREELLNNNFEVVTVTPDRNMSGTSHSLTFTRPLKIEKLEENFYYIVDGTPADCVHLGYYIVLEGKKPDILISGINTGPNLGNDIFYSGTVGAAREGTLLGIPSVAFSPASAKNPDFKTMAKLALKVVRQVLKKGLPEKVFLNVTFPNLPEEQIRGFMLTRQGRGAYKEEIKKYISPSKEVYYWIGGEESLEEECEKGTDYTAVKEGFVSITPIKLDLTAYDGIEILEKTGFLSF